Proteins from a genomic interval of Burkholderia cepacia GG4:
- a CDS encoding NfeD family protein: MMSGHLFWWVGVGVLVVAELLTGTFYLLMIALGFLAGGLLQFAGFAPHVQIGAAAAVAIIAMIVLRRSGLGRKQKRDTSTNPDVNLDIGATVTVDAWRDGRARVQYRGADWDVELAAGERDDARVYQVSAVRGNSLVVVAKPAG; encoded by the coding sequence ATGATGTCGGGGCATCTGTTCTGGTGGGTCGGAGTCGGCGTGCTGGTCGTCGCCGAATTGCTGACCGGTACGTTCTATCTGCTGATGATCGCGCTCGGCTTTCTCGCGGGCGGGTTGCTGCAGTTCGCGGGCTTCGCGCCGCACGTGCAGATCGGTGCGGCCGCCGCGGTCGCGATCATCGCGATGATCGTGCTGCGCCGCTCGGGGCTTGGGCGCAAGCAGAAGCGCGACACGTCGACGAATCCGGACGTCAATCTCGATATCGGCGCGACCGTCACGGTCGACGCGTGGCGTGACGGCCGCGCGCGCGTGCAGTATCGCGGCGCCGACTGGGACGTCGAGCTCGCGGCCGGCGAGCGCGATGATGCGCGCGTGTATCAGGTGAGTGCCGTGCGCGGCAACAGTCTCGTCGTCGTAGCGAAACCCGCGGGCTAA
- a CDS encoding TrmH family RNA methyltransferase: MKSITSRDNPLYKRLKALAGSTSQQRRGGQALLEGFHLASAYLDTGATPELCVATEGALAHAEAQAIIARVDVQRVVTLPDALFGQLSNVVSGVGFLLLVDRPAQPLPERVTHTSIVLDGVQDAGNVGSILRSAAAAGVRHVFCAPGTAYAWSSKVLRSGMGAHFLLSIHEDVEPDALAGRLDVPVALTDSHGAQAIYDCDLAGPVAWVFGNEGAGVSAFWRDAATHRVTIPQPGGMESLNVAAAAAVCLFEQVRQQRRA, translated from the coding sequence ATGAAAAGCATTACTTCCCGCGACAACCCGCTGTACAAGCGCCTGAAGGCGCTCGCGGGTTCGACGTCCCAGCAGCGCCGCGGCGGCCAGGCGCTGCTCGAAGGGTTCCACCTCGCCAGCGCATATCTCGATACGGGCGCCACGCCCGAGCTGTGCGTCGCAACCGAAGGTGCGCTCGCGCACGCCGAAGCGCAGGCGATCATCGCGCGCGTCGACGTACAGCGTGTGGTCACGCTGCCGGACGCGCTGTTCGGGCAGCTGTCGAACGTGGTCAGCGGCGTCGGTTTCCTGCTGCTCGTCGACCGCCCCGCGCAGCCGCTGCCCGAGCGCGTCACGCATACGTCGATCGTGCTCGACGGTGTGCAGGACGCCGGCAACGTCGGTTCGATCCTGCGCAGCGCCGCGGCGGCCGGCGTGCGGCACGTATTCTGCGCGCCGGGCACCGCCTACGCATGGTCGTCGAAGGTGCTGCGTTCGGGGATGGGCGCGCATTTCCTGCTGTCGATTCACGAAGACGTCGAGCCGGACGCGCTCGCCGGACGGCTCGATGTGCCGGTCGCGCTGACGGATTCGCACGGCGCGCAGGCGATCTACGACTGCGACCTGGCCGGGCCGGTGGCATGGGTGTTCGGCAACGAGGGTGCCGGCGTGTCGGCGTTCTGGCGCGATGCGGCCACGCATCGCGTGACGATTCCGCAGCCGGGCGGAATGGAGTCGCTGAACGTCGCCGCGGCGGCGGCGGTATGCCTGTTCGAGCAGGTGCGGCAGCAGCGGCGCGCATGA
- the smpB gene encoding SsrA-binding protein SmpB, whose translation MSIIDNRKAHFDYHIEERYEAGLVLEGWEVKALRAGRGQIREGYVVVKSGEIFLIGTHISPLPEASTHITPDPVRTRKLLLHREEIKKLIGKVEQRGYTLVPLNFHYKGGRVKCDIALAKGKKLHDKRETEKKRDWEREKARIMRAGT comes from the coding sequence ATGAGCATCATCGACAACAGGAAAGCGCACTTCGATTATCACATCGAGGAACGCTACGAGGCGGGGCTCGTGCTCGAGGGCTGGGAAGTCAAGGCGCTGCGCGCCGGGCGCGGCCAGATCCGGGAAGGTTACGTCGTTGTGAAGAGCGGCGAAATCTTCCTGATCGGTACCCATATCAGCCCGCTGCCCGAAGCCTCGACGCACATCACGCCCGACCCGGTTCGCACGCGCAAGCTGCTGCTGCACCGCGAGGAAATCAAGAAACTGATCGGCAAGGTCGAGCAGCGTGGCTACACGCTCGTGCCGCTGAACTTCCACTACAAGGGCGGTCGCGTGAAGTGCGACATCGCGCTCGCGAAGGGCAAGAAGCTGCACGACAAGCGCGAAACCGAGAAGAAGCGCGACTGGGAACGCGAGAAGGCGCGCATCATGCGCGCCGGCACCTGA
- a CDS encoding type II toxin-antitoxin system RatA family toxin, which yields MADVQKTVLIRHSAEQMFDLVTDVADYPNFLPWCGGVEVRRQDDSGMEARIDINFKGIKQHFATRNTQQRPTRIDMEFADGPFKKFTGSWRFIPLRADACKIEFALHYEFSSILLEKIIGPVFSHIANTFVDSFVKRADQRYGKG from the coding sequence ATGGCAGATGTCCAGAAAACCGTATTGATCCGCCATTCGGCGGAACAGATGTTCGACCTCGTCACCGACGTGGCCGACTACCCCAATTTCCTGCCCTGGTGCGGCGGCGTCGAGGTTCGCCGTCAGGATGACAGCGGGATGGAAGCGCGCATCGACATCAACTTCAAGGGCATCAAGCAGCATTTCGCGACGCGCAACACGCAGCAGCGCCCGACGCGGATCGACATGGAGTTTGCAGACGGCCCGTTCAAGAAGTTCACGGGCTCGTGGCGCTTCATCCCGCTGCGCGCCGATGCGTGCAAGATCGAATTCGCGCTGCACTACGAGTTCTCGAGCATCCTGCTCGAGAAGATCATCGGGCCCGTGTTCAGCCATATCGCGAACACGTTCGTCGATTCGTTCGTCAAGCGCGCCGACCAGCGCTACGGGAAGGGGTGA
- a CDS encoding DMT family transporter, with amino-acid sequence MQRGVVYGVLAGALWGMVFLVPRLMTDFSPLLLSAGRYAMYGLVSLAAALPAARSLLARLTREDLVALTKLALIGNVAYYMLLSGAVHLIGIAPSSLIVGVLPVTVTLAGLGDHGAVPLRRLAAPLALVIAGIVCINVDLFTSEAAHATTLGQKLAGIACASGALASWTWYAVANARYLQRHHHFGGNEWSVLWGVVTGLIGGLCWLAILALPAGTLQAAVPASRWQLFWLLNFVLAIGASWLGNGLWNAASKRLPLTLSGQLIVFETMFAMLYAFVYDHRMPRALEIAALALLLAGVYGSVRRHSDPHAGGNTPGGAAVNANVTTH; translated from the coding sequence ATGCAGCGCGGTGTGGTGTATGGCGTCCTCGCGGGCGCGTTGTGGGGCATGGTATTTCTCGTGCCGCGGCTGATGACCGACTTCTCGCCGCTGCTGCTGAGCGCGGGCCGCTATGCGATGTACGGCCTCGTGTCGCTGGCGGCCGCGCTGCCGGCAGCCCGCTCGCTGCTCGCGCGGCTGACCCGCGAGGATCTCGTCGCACTCACGAAGCTCGCGCTGATCGGCAACGTCGCGTATTACATGCTGCTGTCCGGCGCCGTGCACCTGATCGGCATCGCACCCAGCTCGCTGATCGTCGGCGTGTTGCCCGTGACCGTCACGCTCGCGGGCCTCGGCGACCACGGCGCGGTGCCGCTGCGGCGCCTCGCCGCCCCGCTCGCGCTGGTGATCGCCGGCATCGTCTGCATCAACGTCGATCTCTTCACGTCCGAAGCCGCGCACGCGACGACGCTCGGCCAGAAGCTCGCGGGCATCGCATGCGCGAGCGGCGCGCTCGCGAGCTGGACCTGGTACGCGGTCGCGAACGCGCGCTACCTCCAGCGCCACCATCATTTCGGCGGCAACGAATGGTCGGTGCTGTGGGGCGTGGTGACGGGCCTGATCGGCGGTCTCTGCTGGCTCGCGATTCTCGCGCTGCCGGCCGGCACGCTACAGGCGGCGGTCCCGGCATCGCGCTGGCAACTGTTCTGGCTGCTGAACTTCGTGCTCGCGATCGGCGCGTCGTGGCTCGGCAACGGACTGTGGAACGCGGCATCGAAGCGGCTGCCGCTCACGCTGTCGGGCCAGCTGATCGTGTTCGAAACCATGTTCGCGATGCTCTACGCGTTCGTCTACGACCACCGGATGCCGCGCGCGCTCGAGATCGCGGCGCTCGCGCTGCTGCTGGCGGGTGTCTACGGTTCGGTGCGCCGGCACAGCGACCCGCACGCAGGCGGCAATACGCCCGGCGGCGCGGCCGTGAACGCGAACGTCACGACCCACTGA
- a CDS encoding RnfH family protein, translating into MLSIEVCYALPDRQTLIPVSLPEGATVRAAIDASGVLALHPEIDLAHAKTGVLGKLAPLDAPLADHDRVEIYRPLIVDPKLARQRRVDKTRREGSVEGRKWMHKDAR; encoded by the coding sequence ATGCTGTCGATCGAAGTCTGCTACGCGCTGCCGGATCGCCAGACGCTGATTCCGGTGTCGCTGCCCGAAGGCGCGACCGTGCGCGCGGCGATCGACGCGAGCGGCGTGCTTGCGCTGCACCCGGAGATCGACCTCGCGCATGCGAAAACGGGCGTGCTCGGCAAGCTCGCGCCGCTCGACGCGCCGCTCGCCGATCACGACCGTGTCGAGATCTATCGCCCGTTGATCGTCGATCCGAAGCTCGCGCGCCAGCGGCGCGTCGACAAGACCCGTCGCGAAGGCTCCGTCGAGGGGCGCAAGTGGATGCACAAGGATGCGCGCTGA
- the ppsR gene encoding pyruvate, water dikinase regulatory protein: protein MLPTVFIVSDGTGITAETFAHSILSQFDQKFRLVRVPFVDSLEKAYATVEKINDAAVHDGRRAIVFTTLVDSESNDIVKRSNALVLDMFQRFVEPLEQELELKSSHAMGRGHQNADTEEYKTRIEAINFSLAHDDGQSNRNLSEADVILVGVSRSGKTPTSLYLAMQYGVKAANYPLIPEDFERGKLPSALSPHRDKLFGLSIDPQRLSEIRNERRPGSKYAAPENCRYEINEAEAMMRREGIKWLSSTHKSIEEIATTILQEIRLDRQSY, encoded by the coding sequence ATGCTGCCTACCGTTTTCATCGTCTCCGACGGCACCGGGATCACTGCCGAAACATTCGCGCACTCGATCCTCTCCCAGTTCGACCAGAAATTCCGCCTCGTGCGCGTGCCGTTCGTCGACTCGCTCGAAAAAGCCTATGCGACCGTCGAGAAGATCAACGACGCCGCGGTGCATGATGGCCGCCGCGCGATCGTGTTCACGACGCTCGTCGACAGCGAGTCGAACGACATCGTCAAGCGCTCGAACGCGCTCGTGCTCGACATGTTCCAGCGCTTCGTCGAGCCGCTCGAGCAGGAACTGGAGCTGAAGTCGAGCCATGCGATGGGCCGCGGCCACCAGAACGCCGATACCGAGGAATACAAGACGCGAATCGAGGCGATCAACTTCTCGCTCGCACACGACGACGGCCAGTCGAACCGCAACCTGTCGGAAGCCGACGTGATCCTGGTCGGCGTGTCGCGCAGCGGCAAGACGCCGACGAGCCTGTATCTCGCGATGCAGTACGGCGTGAAGGCCGCCAACTATCCGCTGATTCCGGAAGACTTCGAGCGCGGCAAGCTGCCGTCGGCGCTGTCGCCGCATCGCGACAAGCTGTTCGGGCTGTCGATCGACCCGCAGCGCCTGTCGGAGATCCGCAACGAGCGCCGTCCGGGCAGCAAGTACGCGGCGCCGGAAAACTGCCGCTACGAGATCAACGAGGCCGAGGCGATGATGCGCCGCGAAGGGATCAAGTGGCTGTCGTCGACGCACAAGTCGATCGAGGAAATCGCGACGACGATCCTGCAGGAAATCCGCCTCGACCGGCAGTCGTACTGA
- the rnhB gene encoding ribonuclease HII codes for MTAARAPRRRASIDVQGGFDFSRPDEIVCGVDEAGRGPLAGPVVAAAVILDPAQPIDGLDDSKALSAKKRDALYELIVARSRAYCIASASVDEIDTLNILHATMLAMKRAVEGLSVLPTLAQIDGNRCPTLTVRAEAIVSGDALVPSISAASILAKVTRDRMLVDLHERFPVYGFNVHAGYGTAKHLAALREHGPCEAHRRTFAPVRAALDLIR; via the coding sequence ATGACGGCAGCCCGTGCACCACGCCGTCGCGCGTCGATCGACGTGCAGGGCGGCTTCGATTTCAGCCGGCCCGACGAGATCGTCTGCGGCGTCGACGAAGCCGGCCGCGGCCCGCTCGCGGGGCCGGTCGTGGCCGCCGCGGTGATCCTCGATCCCGCGCAGCCGATCGACGGGCTCGACGATTCGAAGGCGCTGTCCGCAAAAAAGCGCGACGCGCTGTACGAACTGATCGTCGCGCGTTCGCGCGCGTATTGCATCGCGTCGGCCAGCGTCGACGAGATCGATACGCTCAACATCCTGCACGCGACGATGCTCGCGATGAAGCGGGCCGTCGAAGGCCTGTCGGTGCTGCCGACGCTGGCGCAGATCGACGGCAATCGTTGCCCGACGCTGACGGTGCGCGCCGAAGCGATCGTGAGCGGCGACGCGCTCGTGCCGAGCATCTCGGCCGCGTCGATTCTCGCGAAGGTCACGCGCGACCGCATGCTGGTCGACCTGCATGAACGCTTCCCGGTGTACGGCTTCAACGTGCACGCCGGGTACGGCACCGCGAAACACCTCGCCGCGCTGCGCGAGCACGGCCCGTGCGAAGCGCATCGGCGCACGTTCGCACCCGTGCGCGCGGCACTAGACCTGATTCGATGA
- the ppsA gene encoding phosphoenolpyruvate synthase: protein MTNAANVAKDQAYVIPFEQLRMTDVEIVGGKNASLGEMISQLSEAGVRVPTGFATTALAFRDFLKHNDLTDRIAKRLESLDIDDVKALAEAGAEIRKWIVDAPMQARLEEEIRAQFEILKNGSPGELSFAVRSSATAEDLPDASFAGQQESYLNVVGIDDVLDRMKHVFASLYNDRAISYRVHKGFTHAEVALSAGVQRMVRSDVGAAGVMFTIDTESGFKDAVFITSSYGLGETVVQGAVNPDEFYVFKTTLAQDKYPIIRRSIGSKLIKMEFTQPGEPGRVKTVDVPHEQRNRYSITDEDVIELAKYAVIIEKHYQRPMDIEWGKDGRDGKIFILQARPETVKSQATGKAEQRFKLKGQSQVLATGRAIGQKIGAGPVRVIQDPSEMERVQPGDVLVADMTDPNWEPVMKRAAAIVTNRGGRTCHAAIIARELGVPAVVGCGDATDILKDGALVTVSCAEGDEGKIYDGLLETEVTEVQRGELPEIPVKIMMNVGNPQLAFDFSQLPNGGVGLARLEFIINNNIGVHPKAILEYPNIDQDLKKAVESVARGHASPRQFYVDKLTEGVATIAAAFYPKPVIVRLSDFKSNEYKKLIGGSRYEPDEENPMLGFRGASRYIAEDFAQAFEMECRALKRVRDEMGLTNVEIMVPFVRTVKQAERVVGLLEKFGLKRGENGLRLVMMCEVPTNAILAEEFLEHFDGFSIGSNDLTQLTLGLDRDSGMELLAVDFDERDPAVKFLLKRAIDTCRRMGKYVGICGQGPSDHPDFAQWLTDEGIVSISLNPDTIIDTWQALANRK from the coding sequence ATGACTAACGCAGCAAACGTCGCAAAGGACCAGGCGTATGTAATCCCGTTCGAGCAGTTGCGGATGACCGATGTGGAGATCGTGGGCGGCAAGAATGCGTCGCTCGGCGAGATGATCAGCCAGCTTTCCGAAGCAGGCGTTCGCGTACCCACCGGTTTCGCCACGACCGCGCTCGCATTCCGCGACTTCCTCAAGCACAACGATCTGACCGATCGCATCGCCAAGCGTCTCGAGTCGCTCGACATCGACGACGTGAAGGCGCTCGCCGAAGCCGGTGCCGAAATCCGCAAGTGGATCGTCGACGCACCGATGCAGGCGCGTCTTGAGGAGGAAATCCGCGCACAGTTCGAAATCCTGAAGAACGGCTCGCCAGGCGAGCTGTCGTTCGCCGTGCGTTCGTCCGCGACCGCGGAAGACCTGCCCGACGCATCGTTCGCTGGCCAGCAGGAGTCGTATCTGAACGTCGTCGGCATCGACGACGTGCTCGACCGCATGAAGCACGTGTTCGCGTCGCTGTACAACGACCGCGCGATCTCGTATCGCGTGCACAAGGGCTTCACGCACGCCGAGGTCGCACTGTCGGCCGGCGTGCAGCGCATGGTCCGCTCGGACGTCGGCGCGGCCGGCGTCATGTTCACGATCGACACCGAATCGGGCTTCAAGGACGCCGTGTTCATCACGTCGAGCTACGGCCTGGGCGAAACCGTCGTGCAGGGTGCCGTGAACCCGGACGAGTTCTACGTGTTCAAGACGACGCTCGCGCAGGACAAGTACCCGATCATCCGCCGCTCGATCGGCTCGAAGCTGATCAAGATGGAATTCACGCAGCCGGGCGAGCCGGGCCGCGTGAAGACGGTCGACGTGCCGCACGAGCAGCGCAACCGCTACTCGATCACCGACGAAGACGTGATCGAGCTCGCGAAGTACGCGGTCATCATCGAGAAGCACTACCAGCGTCCGATGGACATCGAGTGGGGCAAGGACGGCCGCGACGGCAAGATCTTCATCCTGCAGGCACGTCCGGAAACGGTGAAGAGCCAGGCAACCGGCAAGGCCGAGCAGCGCTTCAAGCTGAAGGGCCAGTCGCAGGTGCTGGCGACGGGTCGCGCGATCGGCCAGAAGATCGGCGCGGGCCCCGTGCGCGTGATCCAGGATCCGTCGGAAATGGAACGCGTGCAGCCGGGCGACGTGCTGGTGGCGGACATGACCGACCCGAACTGGGAGCCGGTGATGAAGCGTGCGGCTGCGATCGTCACGAACCGTGGCGGCCGCACCTGCCACGCGGCGATCATCGCGCGTGAGCTCGGCGTGCCGGCAGTCGTCGGCTGCGGCGACGCGACCGACATCCTGAAGGATGGCGCGCTCGTCACCGTGTCGTGCGCGGAAGGCGACGAAGGCAAGATCTACGACGGCCTGCTCGAGACGGAAGTCACGGAAGTGCAGCGCGGCGAACTGCCGGAAATCCCGGTCAAGATCATGATGAACGTCGGCAACCCGCAGCTCGCGTTCGACTTCTCGCAACTGCCGAACGGTGGTGTTGGCCTCGCGCGTCTCGAGTTCATCATCAACAACAACATCGGCGTGCACCCGAAGGCGATTCTCGAGTACCCGAACATCGACCAGGACCTGAAGAAGGCGGTCGAGAGCGTGGCGCGCGGTCACGCATCGCCGCGCCAGTTCTACGTCGACAAGCTGACGGAGGGTGTTGCGACGATCGCTGCGGCGTTCTATCCGAAGCCCGTGATCGTGCGTCTGTCCGACTTCAAGTCGAACGAGTACAAGAAGCTGATCGGCGGTTCGCGCTACGAGCCGGACGAGGAAAACCCGATGCTGGGCTTCCGCGGCGCGTCGCGCTACATCGCTGAAGACTTCGCGCAGGCGTTCGAGATGGAGTGCCGTGCACTGAAGCGCGTGCGCGACGAGATGGGCCTGACCAATGTCGAAATCATGGTGCCGTTCGTGCGGACCGTGAAGCAGGCGGAGCGTGTCGTCGGCCTGCTCGAGAAGTTCGGCCTGAAGCGCGGCGAAAACGGCCTGCGCCTCGTGATGATGTGTGAAGTCCCGACCAACGCGATCCTCGCCGAAGAGTTCCTCGAGCACTTCGACGGTTTCTCGATCGGTTCGAACGACCTCACGCAGCTCACGCTCGGCCTCGACCGCGACTCGGGCATGGAACTGCTGGCCGTCGACTTCGACGAACGCGACCCGGCCGTCAAGTTCCTGCTGAAGCGTGCGATCGATACCTGCCGCAGGATGGGCAAGTACGTCGGCATCTGCGGCCAGGGCCCGTCCGATCACCCGGACTTCGCTCAATGGCTGACCGACGAAGGCATCGTGTCGATCTCGCTGAACCCCGACACGATCATCGATACGTGGCAGGCGCTGGCCAACCGGAAGTAA
- a CDS encoding glutaminyl-peptide cyclotransferase — protein sequence MKRSTADILREYGPFPGVDGVHGVTFDGQHVWFASGDKLNALDPERGTTVRALDVAAHAGTAFDGRHLFQIVEDRIEKIDPDSGRVLATIPAPGGGADSGLAWAEGTLWVGQYRERKIHQVDPQSGAVLRTIESNRFVTGVTWVDGELWHGTWEADQSELRRIDPRTGQVLEQVDMPPGIGVSGLESDGRDVFYCGGGNSGKLRTVRRPARARAAGDSAAAAEPVER from the coding sequence ATGAAACGCTCCACGGCAGACATCCTCCGCGAATACGGCCCGTTTCCGGGCGTCGACGGCGTGCACGGCGTCACGTTCGACGGGCAGCACGTCTGGTTCGCATCCGGCGACAAACTGAACGCGCTCGACCCGGAACGCGGCACGACCGTGCGCGCACTCGACGTCGCCGCGCATGCGGGCACCGCGTTCGACGGGCGCCACCTGTTCCAGATCGTCGAGGACCGCATCGAGAAGATCGATCCGGACTCCGGCCGCGTGCTCGCGACGATCCCCGCGCCCGGCGGCGGCGCCGATTCTGGGCTCGCCTGGGCCGAAGGCACGCTGTGGGTCGGCCAGTATCGCGAACGCAAGATTCATCAGGTGGATCCGCAATCGGGCGCCGTGCTGCGCACGATCGAATCGAACCGCTTCGTCACCGGCGTAACTTGGGTGGACGGCGAGCTGTGGCACGGCACTTGGGAAGCGGACCAGAGCGAGCTGCGGCGGATCGACCCGCGCACGGGGCAGGTGCTCGAACAGGTCGACATGCCGCCAGGTATCGGCGTGTCAGGGCTGGAATCCGACGGTCGCGACGTGTTCTACTGCGGCGGCGGCAACAGCGGCAAGCTGCGCACCGTGCGCCGCCCCGCGCGGGCGCGCGCGGCGGGCGACAGCGCGGCGGCGGCCGAACCGGTCGAGCGCTGA
- the lpxB gene encoding lipid-A-disaccharide synthase, translating into MSLPTNQLRLAMVAGEPSGDLLAASLLGGLQERLPASTRYYGIGGQRMLAHGFDSHWQMDKLTVRGYVEALGQIPEILRIRGELKRQLLAERPDAFIGVDAPDFNFNVEQAARDAGIPSIHFVCPSIWAWRGGRIKKIAKSVDHMLCLFPFEPAILDKAGVASTYVGHPLADEIPLEPDTHGARIALGLPADGPVIAVLPGSRRSEIGLIGPTFFAAMALMQQREPGVRFVMPAATPALRELLQPLVDAHPQLALTITDGRSQVAMTAADAILVKSGTVTLEAALLKKPMVISYKVPWLTGQIMRRQGYLPYVGLPNILAGRFVVPELLQHFATPEALADATLTQLRDDANRRTLTEVFTEMHLSLRQNTAAKAAEAVVRVLEQRKGRA; encoded by the coding sequence ATGTCGCTCCCGACCAATCAGCTCCGGCTCGCAATGGTGGCCGGCGAGCCGTCGGGCGATCTGCTCGCGGCGTCGCTGCTCGGCGGGCTTCAAGAGCGGCTGCCCGCGTCGACCCGCTACTACGGGATCGGCGGGCAGCGGATGCTTGCGCACGGCTTCGACTCGCACTGGCAGATGGACAAGCTGACGGTGCGCGGCTACGTCGAGGCGCTGGGCCAGATCCCCGAGATCCTGCGGATTCGCGGCGAACTGAAGCGCCAGCTGCTCGCCGAGCGGCCGGATGCGTTCATCGGCGTCGACGCGCCCGATTTCAATTTCAACGTGGAACAGGCCGCGCGCGACGCGGGCATTCCGTCGATCCACTTCGTGTGCCCGTCGATCTGGGCGTGGCGCGGCGGCCGGATCAAGAAGATCGCGAAGTCCGTCGACCACATGCTGTGCCTGTTCCCGTTCGAACCGGCGATTCTCGACAAGGCGGGCGTCGCGTCGACGTATGTCGGCCATCCGCTCGCCGACGAGATTCCGCTCGAGCCCGACACGCACGGCGCGCGCATCGCGCTCGGCCTGCCTGCCGACGGCCCCGTGATCGCGGTGCTGCCGGGCAGCCGGCGCTCGGAGATCGGGCTGATCGGTCCGACCTTCTTCGCGGCGATGGCGCTGATGCAGCAGCGCGAGCCCGGCGTGCGGTTCGTGATGCCGGCGGCGACGCCTGCGTTGCGCGAGCTGCTGCAACCGCTCGTCGATGCGCATCCGCAACTCGCGCTGACGATCACCGACGGCCGCTCGCAGGTCGCGATGACGGCCGCTGACGCAATCCTCGTGAAGAGCGGCACCGTCACGCTGGAAGCCGCGCTGCTGAAGAAACCGATGGTGATCTCGTACAAGGTGCCCTGGCTGACCGGGCAGATCATGCGCCGGCAGGGTTATCTGCCGTACGTCGGCTTGCCGAACATCCTGGCGGGGCGCTTCGTCGTGCCCGAGCTGCTGCAGCATTTCGCGACGCCCGAGGCGCTCGCCGATGCGACGCTCACGCAGCTGCGCGACGACGCGAACCGCCGCACGCTGACCGAAGTCTTTACCGAAATGCATCTTTCGCTGCGGCAGAACACGGCCGCGAAGGCCGCCGAAGCGGTCGTGCGCGTGCTCGAGCAACGCAAGGGGCGCGCATGA
- a CDS encoding SPFH domain-containing protein, with translation MDSLIIWVVLLVIAIVIVSKTVKIVPQQHAWVLERFGRYHATLSPGLNIVLPFVDRIAYRHVLKEIPLDVPSQVCITRDNTQLQVDGVLYFQVTDPMKASYGSSNFVLAITQLAQTTLRSVVGKLELDKTFEERDFINHNIVSALDQAAANWGVKVLRYEIKDLTPPKEILHAMQAQITAEREKRALIAASEGRKQEQINLASGAREAAIQKSEGERQAAINQAQGEAAAILAVAEANAQAIQKIANAIQSQGGMDAVNLKVAEQYVGAFSNLAKQGNTLIVPSNLSDLGTAISSALTIVKNAGAASGGKA, from the coding sequence ATGGATTCGCTGATCATCTGGGTCGTCCTGCTCGTCATCGCCATCGTGATCGTGTCGAAGACGGTGAAGATCGTGCCGCAGCAGCATGCCTGGGTACTCGAACGCTTCGGGCGCTATCACGCGACGCTGTCGCCCGGTCTCAATATCGTGCTGCCGTTCGTCGACCGGATCGCCTACCGCCATGTGCTGAAGGAAATTCCGCTCGACGTGCCGAGCCAGGTCTGCATCACGCGGGACAATACGCAATTGCAGGTCGACGGCGTGCTGTACTTCCAGGTGACCGATCCGATGAAGGCGTCATACGGCTCGAGCAACTTCGTGCTCGCGATCACGCAGCTCGCGCAGACGACGCTGCGCTCGGTGGTCGGCAAGCTCGAACTCGACAAGACCTTCGAGGAGCGCGACTTCATCAACCACAATATCGTGTCGGCGCTCGACCAGGCCGCCGCGAACTGGGGCGTGAAAGTGCTGCGTTACGAGATCAAGGATCTGACGCCGCCGAAGGAAATCCTGCACGCGATGCAGGCGCAGATCACCGCGGAGCGCGAGAAGCGCGCGCTGATCGCGGCGTCCGAAGGCCGCAAGCAGGAGCAGATCAACCTCGCGTCGGGTGCGCGTGAAGCGGCCATCCAGAAGTCCGAGGGCGAGCGGCAGGCCGCGATCAACCAGGCGCAGGGCGAGGCCGCTGCGATTCTGGCGGTGGCCGAGGCGAACGCGCAGGCGATCCAGAAGATCGCGAACGCGATCCAGTCGCAGGGCGGGATGGATGCGGTGAACCTGAAGGTTGCCGAGCAGTATGTCGGCGCGTTCTCGAATCTCGCGAAGCAGGGCAACACGCTGATCGTGCCGTCGAACCTGTCGGATCTCGGCACCGCGATCTCGTCGGCGTTGACGATCGTCAAGAATGCGGGGGCGGCCTCGGGCGGGAAGGCCTGA